One Microbacterium trichothecenolyticum DNA window includes the following coding sequences:
- a CDS encoding F0F1 ATP synthase subunit epsilon, with protein MSLRVSLVSADAEVWTGEASLVVAKTVEGEIGFMQGHEPVLAILAQGEVRITRTDGTKILANARDGFLSMADDELTIVAGNAALVS; from the coding sequence ATGTCGCTGCGTGTGAGCCTGGTCTCGGCCGACGCCGAGGTGTGGACGGGGGAGGCCTCCCTCGTCGTGGCCAAGACGGTCGAGGGCGAGATCGGCTTCATGCAGGGACACGAGCCGGTGCTCGCGATCCTCGCGCAGGGTGAGGTGCGCATCACGCGCACCGACGGCACGAAGATCCTGGCCAACGCCCGAGACGGCTTCCTGTCGATGGCCGACGACGAGCTCACCATCGTCGCCGGTAACGCCGCCCTCGTCTCCTGA
- a CDS encoding aldo/keto reductase, with translation MTSPALPLRPVGRSGLRVSAVGLGCNNFGRAGTATETIAGTRAVLDAAIDVGVTFLDTADVYGREFGLSETLMGEALEGRRDRVVVATKFGHADLAPALPGGAKGSRAHIRRAVEGSLRRLRTDWIDLYQLHTPDPSTPIDETLDALTDLVREGKVRYIGHSNFTGWQIAEAEYAASGVRFVSTQNQYSLLARAAEREVIPAAARFGLGLLPFFPLHNGLLTGKFTREGGPEGSRIMRQRPHLWRDAPWDALERYRAFCDARGISMLEATFAWFLANPHVSSVIAGATSPEQVRANAAAATAWTPDAADIAEIDAIFALPADPAAG, from the coding sequence ATGACGTCCCCCGCTCTTCCCCTTCGTCCCGTCGGCCGCTCCGGCCTCCGCGTCTCTGCCGTCGGCCTCGGCTGCAACAACTTCGGTCGGGCCGGAACCGCGACCGAGACGATCGCCGGCACCCGTGCGGTGCTCGACGCCGCGATCGATGTCGGCGTGACCTTCCTCGACACCGCAGATGTGTACGGTCGCGAGTTCGGCCTGTCCGAGACGCTCATGGGCGAGGCGTTGGAGGGCCGGCGCGATCGGGTCGTCGTGGCGACCAAGTTCGGTCACGCCGACCTCGCTCCCGCCCTGCCGGGCGGCGCGAAAGGCTCGCGCGCGCACATCCGACGGGCGGTCGAAGGCTCGCTACGGCGTCTGCGTACCGACTGGATCGACCTCTACCAGTTGCACACTCCCGACCCCTCCACGCCGATCGACGAGACCCTCGACGCTCTCACCGACCTCGTGCGCGAGGGCAAGGTGCGCTACATCGGCCACTCCAACTTCACGGGCTGGCAGATCGCCGAGGCCGAGTATGCGGCATCCGGTGTGCGCTTCGTGTCGACCCAGAACCAGTACAGCCTGCTCGCGCGCGCCGCGGAGCGGGAGGTGATCCCCGCGGCCGCACGGTTCGGACTCGGCCTGCTGCCGTTCTTCCCGCTGCACAACGGTCTGCTGACGGGCAAATTCACCCGCGAGGGCGGGCCCGAGGGAAGCCGCATCATGCGCCAGCGCCCGCACCTGTGGCGCGACGCGCCGTGGGACGCCCTCGAGCGGTACCGCGCGTTCTGCGACGCCCGGGGCATCAGCATGCTCGAGGCGACGTTCGCCTGGTTCCTCGCGAACCCGCACGTGTCGAGCGTCATCGCCGGAGCGACGAGCCCCGAGCAGGTGCGCGCGAACGCCGCGGCGGCGACGGCCTGGACCCCGGATGCCGCGGACATCGCCGAGATCGACGCGATCTTCGCCCTCCCCGCCGATCCGGCAGCGGGATGA
- the atpD gene encoding F0F1 ATP synthase subunit beta, producing the protein MSLTAEKTDAAVVGRVARVTGPVVDIEFPHDSIPEIYNALKTTITIDGVSTEITLEVAQHLGDDLVRAISLKPTDGMIRGQEVRDTGGPITVPVGDVTKGKVFDVTGEVLNGEPGETIEVTERWGIHRKAPSFDQLESKTTMFETGIKVIDLLTPYVQGGKIGLFGGAGVGKTVLIQEMIQRVAQDHGGVSVFAGVGERTREGNDLIHEMEDAGVFDKTALVFGQMDEPPGTRLRVALSALTMAEYFRDVQKQDVLLFIDNIFRFTQAGSEVSTLLGRMPSAVGYQPNLADEMGVLQERITSTRGHSITSLQAIYVPADDYTDPAPATTFAHLDATTELSREIASKGLYPAVDPLSSTSRILDPRYIGADHYRVATAVKQILQKNKELQEIIAILGVDELSEEDKIVVSRARRIQQFLSQNTYMAKKFTGVEGSTVPIKETIESFDAIVKGDFDHVAEQAFFNVGGIGDVEEKWAQIQKENG; encoded by the coding sequence ATGAGCCTCACCGCCGAGAAGACCGACGCAGCCGTCGTCGGGCGCGTCGCGCGCGTCACCGGCCCGGTCGTCGACATCGAGTTCCCGCACGACTCGATCCCCGAGATCTACAACGCGCTGAAGACGACCATCACGATCGACGGCGTCTCCACCGAGATCACGCTCGAGGTCGCCCAGCACCTCGGCGACGACCTCGTGCGCGCCATCTCGCTCAAGCCGACCGACGGCATGATCCGCGGCCAGGAGGTGCGCGACACCGGCGGACCCATCACGGTGCCCGTCGGCGACGTCACCAAGGGCAAGGTGTTCGACGTCACCGGTGAGGTGCTGAACGGCGAGCCCGGCGAGACCATCGAGGTCACCGAGCGCTGGGGCATCCACCGCAAGGCGCCGAGCTTCGACCAGCTCGAGTCGAAGACGACGATGTTCGAGACCGGCATCAAGGTCATCGACCTGCTCACCCCGTACGTGCAGGGCGGAAAGATCGGCCTGTTCGGCGGCGCCGGTGTCGGAAAGACGGTCCTCATCCAGGAGATGATCCAGCGCGTCGCGCAGGACCACGGTGGTGTGTCGGTGTTCGCCGGTGTCGGTGAGCGCACCCGTGAGGGCAACGACCTCATCCACGAGATGGAAGACGCGGGGGTCTTCGACAAGACCGCCCTCGTGTTCGGCCAGATGGACGAGCCGCCGGGGACGCGTCTGCGCGTCGCCCTGTCGGCCCTGACGATGGCGGAATACTTCCGCGACGTGCAGAAGCAGGACGTGCTGCTGTTCATCGACAACATCTTCCGCTTCACGCAGGCCGGTTCCGAGGTCTCGACGCTGCTGGGCCGCATGCCCTCGGCCGTGGGCTACCAGCCGAACCTGGCCGACGAGATGGGTGTGCTCCAGGAGCGCATCACCTCGACGCGCGGTCACTCGATCACCTCGCTGCAGGCGATCTACGTCCCCGCCGACGACTACACCGACCCGGCCCCGGCGACCACGTTCGCTCACTTGGATGCCACGACCGAGCTCTCGCGTGAGATCGCGTCGAAGGGTCTGTACCCCGCCGTCGACCCGCTCAGCTCGACCAGCCGCATCCTGGACCCGCGCTACATCGGTGCCGACCACTACCGCGTGGCCACCGCCGTGAAGCAGATCCTGCAGAAGAACAAGGAACTCCAGGAGATCATCGCCATCCTCGGTGTCGACGAGCTCTCCGAGGAAGACAAGATCGTCGTGTCGCGCGCACGCCGCATCCAGCAGTTCCTCTCGCAGAACACCTACATGGCGAAGAAGTTCACCGGCGTCGAGGGCTCCACGGTCCCGATCAAGGAGACCATCGAGTCGTTCGACGCCATCGTCAAGGGCGACTTCGACCACGTGGCCGAGCAGGCCTTCTTCAACGTCGGTGGTATCGGCGACGTCGAAGAGAAGTGGGCGCAGATCCAGAAGGAGAACGGCTGA
- the atpB gene encoding F0F1 ATP synthase subunit A encodes MTQANTIAHITADANTFHPPSISDFFPPELLFAGTPFAVTRITLVQLLATAVMVLIIVLGTRRLTVVPGRFQSVIELGFGFIREQIAFQVLGEKDGKRFLPLLTAMFLTILALNLTGVIPFLNIPGTSVAGAPLVFALTAYVAFVYAGIRRHGFGHFLKNSLVPSGVPIYLVPIIAIVELISVFVARPVSLFLRLLLNMIVGHLMLVLFFSATQFFFFSFNLLTPLAAGTLALGFAFTLFEVFVALLQAYVFTILTAVYIQLAVAEEH; translated from the coding sequence TTGACTCAGGCGAATACGATCGCGCACATCACTGCTGACGCGAACACATTCCACCCGCCGTCCATCTCGGACTTCTTCCCGCCCGAACTGCTGTTCGCGGGCACGCCCTTCGCGGTCACGCGCATCACGCTCGTGCAGCTGCTCGCCACCGCGGTGATGGTGCTCATCATCGTGCTGGGCACGCGCCGTCTGACGGTCGTTCCCGGTCGCTTCCAGAGCGTCATCGAGCTGGGCTTCGGCTTCATCCGCGAGCAGATCGCCTTCCAGGTGCTCGGCGAGAAGGACGGCAAGCGGTTCCTGCCGCTGCTGACCGCGATGTTCCTCACGATCCTCGCGCTCAACCTGACCGGTGTCATCCCGTTCCTCAACATCCCGGGTACCTCGGTCGCCGGTGCGCCTCTCGTCTTCGCGCTCACCGCGTACGTCGCGTTCGTGTACGCCGGCATCCGTCGTCACGGCTTCGGGCACTTCCTCAAGAACTCGCTGGTCCCCAGCGGGGTGCCGATCTACCTCGTGCCGATCATCGCGATCGTCGAGCTGATCTCGGTCTTCGTGGCCCGCCCGGTCTCGCTGTTCCTCCGACTGCTGCTGAACATGATCGTCGGGCACCTCATGCTCGTGCTGTTCTTCTCGGCCACCCAGTTCTTCTTCTTCAGCTTCAACCTGCTCACCCCGCTCGCCGCGGGAACGCTCGCCCTCGGGTTCGCGTTCACCCTCTTCGAGGTCTTCGTGGCGCTGCTGCAGGCCTACGTCTTCACGATCCTCACCGCGGTCTACATCCAGCTCGCGGTGGCGGAAGAGCACTGA
- the atpE gene encoding F0F1 ATP synthase subunit C, giving the protein MDATTILAQVTGNIATVGYGLAAIGPAIGLGIMIGKTIESTARQPELAGRLQTTMFIGVAFIEILALIGIATPFIFGAL; this is encoded by the coding sequence GTGGACGCAACGACGATTCTCGCTCAGGTCACGGGCAACATCGCGACCGTGGGCTACGGTCTCGCTGCCATCGGCCCGGCCATCGGCCTCGGCATCATGATCGGCAAGACCATCGAGTCGACCGCTCGTCAGCCCGAGCTCGCCGGTCGCCTCCAGACCACCATGTTCATCGGTGTCGCCTTCATCGAGATCCTCGCGCTGATCGGCATCGCCACGCCCTTCATCTTCGGCGCGCTCTGA
- a CDS encoding DUF5684 domain-containing protein yields MHIISSFTYSEYGTTTGAEAVFGVVFFVFAVVLSLAGYLIGSFLLMKVFEQAGVEGKWRAWVPVYNVMVFAKLGDITPWAIVFVIVAWVIPIVNFLAVPAMFVLVIMASVRINAKFGRDWPILFLYILGSLGMWIWLGILAFSGNRWNPAAASPSPWASSFLADKTFWEGIPAQPAQNVAAPSAGYGADAPPAPGYAPPAAPPAPGYAPPAAPPSGGPTPPPPAGPQV; encoded by the coding sequence GTGCATATCATCAGTAGTTTCACTTACTCGGAATACGGGACGACGACGGGGGCCGAGGCCGTGTTCGGGGTGGTCTTCTTCGTGTTCGCGGTTGTCCTGTCCCTCGCCGGATACCTCATCGGTTCCTTCCTGCTCATGAAGGTCTTCGAGCAGGCCGGCGTCGAGGGCAAGTGGCGTGCGTGGGTGCCGGTCTACAACGTCATGGTCTTCGCCAAGCTCGGCGACATCACGCCGTGGGCCATCGTGTTCGTGATCGTCGCGTGGGTCATCCCGATCGTCAACTTCCTCGCCGTGCCGGCGATGTTCGTCCTGGTGATCATGGCCTCGGTGAGGATCAACGCGAAGTTCGGTCGCGACTGGCCGATTCTGTTTCTGTACATCCTCGGCAGCCTTGGCATGTGGATCTGGCTCGGCATTCTCGCGTTCAGCGGCAACCGCTGGAATCCCGCCGCGGCATCGCCGTCGCCCTGGGCCTCCTCTTTCCTCGCCGATAAGACCTTCTGGGAGGGCATCCCCGCCCAGCCCGCGCAGAACGTCGCCGCCCCCTCCGCCGGGTACGGTGCCGACGCGCCGCCTGCGCCGGGCTACGCGCCCCCGGCGGCTCCGCCTGCGCCGGGCTACGCGCCCCCGGCGGCTCCGCCGTCCGGCGGTCCCACCCCTCCACCCCCGGCCGGTCCGCAGGTCTGA
- the atpA gene encoding F0F1 ATP synthase subunit alpha, translating to MADLSISPDVIRDALKDFVNAYEATGAAANEVGSVVDAADGIAHVEGLPGVMANELVRFEDGTLGLAQNLDENEIGVVVLGEFSGVEEGQPVTRTGEVLSVGVGEGYLGRVVDPLGNPIDGLGEIATEGRRALELQAPGVMQRKSVHEPLQTGIKAIDAMIPVGRGQRQLIIGDRQTGKTAIAIDTIINQKANWESGDVNKQVRCIYVAIGQKGSTIASVKGALEDAGAMEYTTIVAAPASDPAGFKYLAPYTGSAIGQHWMYEGKHVLIIFDDLSKQAEAYRAVSLLLRRPPGREAYPGDVFYLHSRLLERCAKLSDDLGAGSMTGLPIIETKANDVSAYIPTNVISITDGQIFLQSDLFNANQRPAVDVGISVSRVGGDAQVKSIKKVSGTLKLELAQYRSLEAFAMFASDLDAASRRQLARGARLTELLKQPQYSPYPVEEQVVSIWAGTNGKLDSIEVSDVLRFERELLDYLRRNSTVLDSLRETNVLGDDIVAELEQKVDQFILEFQAGDDQGLVGTENVEAAEADDVNQERIVKGRR from the coding sequence ATGGCAGACCTCTCTATCAGCCCCGACGTCATCCGTGACGCGCTGAAGGACTTCGTCAACGCCTACGAGGCCACTGGCGCCGCGGCGAACGAGGTCGGTTCGGTCGTGGATGCCGCCGACGGCATCGCTCACGTCGAAGGCCTCCCCGGTGTCATGGCGAACGAGCTCGTGCGCTTCGAAGACGGCACGCTCGGCCTCGCGCAGAACCTCGACGAGAACGAGATCGGTGTCGTCGTGCTCGGCGAGTTCTCGGGCGTCGAAGAGGGCCAGCCGGTCACCCGCACCGGCGAGGTGCTCTCGGTCGGTGTCGGCGAGGGCTACCTCGGCCGTGTCGTCGACCCGCTCGGCAACCCCATCGACGGTCTCGGCGAGATCGCGACCGAGGGTCGTCGTGCCCTCGAGCTCCAGGCCCCCGGCGTCATGCAGCGCAAGAGCGTGCACGAGCCCCTGCAGACCGGCATCAAGGCCATCGACGCCATGATCCCCGTCGGCCGCGGCCAGCGTCAGCTCATCATCGGCGACCGTCAGACCGGCAAGACGGCCATCGCGATCGACACGATCATCAACCAGAAGGCCAACTGGGAGTCGGGCGACGTCAACAAGCAGGTGCGCTGCATCTACGTCGCCATCGGCCAGAAGGGCTCGACCATCGCTTCGGTGAAGGGCGCCCTCGAAGACGCCGGCGCGATGGAGTACACCACCATCGTCGCCGCACCCGCCTCCGACCCCGCGGGCTTCAAGTACCTCGCTCCCTACACCGGCTCGGCCATCGGTCAGCACTGGATGTACGAGGGCAAGCACGTCCTGATCATCTTCGACGACCTGTCGAAGCAGGCCGAGGCCTACCGTGCCGTGTCGCTGCTGCTGCGCCGCCCGCCGGGCCGTGAGGCGTACCCCGGCGACGTGTTCTACCTGCACTCGCGTCTGCTCGAGCGTTGCGCGAAGCTGTCCGACGACCTCGGTGCCGGTTCCATGACGGGTCTGCCCATCATCGAGACCAAGGCCAACGACGTCTCGGCGTACATCCCGACCAACGTGATCTCGATCACCGACGGGCAGATCTTCCTGCAGTCCGACCTCTTCAACGCCAACCAGCGTCCCGCGGTCGACGTGGGTATCTCGGTCTCGCGCGTCGGCGGTGACGCTCAGGTCAAGTCGATCAAGAAGGTCTCGGGAACGCTCAAGCTCGAGCTCGCGCAGTACCGTTCGCTCGAGGCGTTCGCGATGTTCGCGAGCGACCTCGACGCGGCCTCGCGTCGTCAGCTCGCCCGCGGCGCGCGTCTGACCGAGCTGCTCAAGCAGCCGCAGTACTCGCCGTACCCGGTCGAGGAGCAGGTCGTGTCGATCTGGGCCGGTACGAACGGCAAGCTCGACTCGATCGAGGTGTCCGACGTGCTGCGTTTCGAGCGCGAGCTGCTCGACTACCTGCGTCGTAACTCCACCGTGCTCGACTCGCTGCGCGAGACGAACGTGCTGGGTGACGACATCGTCGCCGAGCTCGAGCAGAAGGTCGACCAGTTCATCCTCGAGTTCCAGGCCGGCGACGACCAGGGTCTCGTCGGCACCGAGAACGTCGAGGCCGCCGAGGCCGACGACGTCAACCAGGAGCGGATCGTCAAGGGCCGTCGCTGA
- a CDS encoding MraY family glycosyltransferase, translating to MTQYLLTILFTAAVTLALSWVVWKLALRFKLYPGIRDRDVHKTPTPRLGGVAMFLGVVAAFALSSRNPYFSIFWTDPVPVLSLLGAVLLIVVVGVVDDLWDLDWMIKLGAQFIAAGVIAWFGQLQILSLPIGALTVGSSWVSFLLTVFALVVVMNAVNFIDGLNGLVAGVCLIANGVFFAYSYLLVRDTGASTYFNLASFIAAVLVGACLGFLPMNWTPAKLFMGDAGALMLGLLMASSAVAITGQLDPAVLDPEKIGRSQLLGAFIPILLPVVIVLLPLLDFGLAVARRQWAGRSPFSPDRKHLHHRMLDMGHTDRDAVLIFYSWTAVVSLAFLLMYIGTQQSWPGDYAFGIVFGVVGVAACVVLTLLPSRRFARRPVREETS from the coding sequence GTGACCCAGTACCTCCTCACCATCCTGTTCACCGCGGCGGTGACGCTGGCGCTGTCGTGGGTGGTGTGGAAGCTCGCGCTGCGCTTCAAGCTGTACCCCGGGATCCGCGACCGCGACGTACACAAGACGCCCACGCCGCGCCTGGGCGGGGTGGCGATGTTCCTGGGGGTCGTCGCCGCGTTCGCGTTGTCGAGCCGAAACCCCTACTTCTCGATCTTCTGGACCGATCCGGTGCCCGTCCTCTCGCTACTCGGGGCGGTGCTGCTCATCGTGGTGGTGGGCGTCGTCGACGATCTCTGGGACCTCGACTGGATGATCAAGCTCGGCGCACAGTTCATCGCCGCGGGCGTGATCGCCTGGTTCGGGCAGCTGCAGATCCTTTCGCTGCCGATCGGTGCCCTCACGGTCGGGTCGAGCTGGGTGAGCTTCCTGCTGACGGTGTTCGCGCTGGTCGTCGTCATGAACGCGGTCAACTTCATCGACGGGCTGAACGGTCTCGTCGCGGGCGTGTGTCTCATCGCCAACGGGGTGTTCTTCGCCTACTCGTATCTGCTCGTGCGCGACACCGGCGCCAGCACCTACTTCAACCTCGCCTCGTTCATCGCCGCCGTGCTCGTGGGAGCGTGCCTGGGCTTCCTGCCGATGAACTGGACCCCCGCGAAACTGTTCATGGGCGATGCGGGCGCGCTCATGCTGGGCCTGTTGATGGCGAGCTCGGCCGTGGCCATCACGGGCCAGCTCGACCCGGCGGTGCTGGATCCCGAGAAGATCGGTCGATCGCAGCTGCTGGGAGCGTTCATCCCCATCCTGCTGCCAGTCGTCATCGTGCTGCTGCCGCTGCTGGACTTCGGCCTCGCGGTCGCCCGTCGCCAGTGGGCCGGGCGCTCTCCGTTCTCGCCCGACCGCAAGCACCTGCATCACCGGATGCTCGACATGGGGCACACCGACCGCGACGCGGTGCTCATCTTCTACAGCTGGACCGCCGTGGTCAGCCTGGCCTTCCTGCTCATGTACATCGGCACCCAGCAGAGCTGGCCCGGCGATTACGCCTTCGGCATCGTGTTCGGCGTCGTCGGCGTCGCCGCATGCGTGGTGCTGACCCTGCTTCCGTCCCGACGCTTCGCGCGTCGCCCCGTCCGTGAGGAAACGTCATGA
- a CDS encoding YaaA family protein, with protein MLVLLPPSETKRPGGDGPPLDVAALTVPTLRPQREAVVDALVALSSHEDEAARVLKLSAKRRHEIADNAALRCAPTMPAIDRYTGVLFDALDAGSLDAAARSWLGEHVVIHSAPFGPIGALDGIPAYRLAAGTSIPGLPALRRVWADAVTAAFVELAPAFVLDLRSEAYAALGPVPASVDAAYVRVVTEGEGGVVRALNHFNKHAKGDLVRALATSGRRVATRRDFEEWAATTGWVLRPGVREELHLVV; from the coding sequence ATGCTGGTCCTTCTTCCTCCTTCCGAGACCAAACGTCCCGGCGGCGACGGTCCGCCGCTGGATGTCGCAGCGTTGACAGTGCCGACGTTGCGACCGCAGCGCGAGGCGGTCGTCGATGCGCTCGTCGCGCTGTCGTCGCACGAGGACGAAGCGGCGCGGGTGCTCAAGCTCAGTGCGAAGCGTCGGCACGAGATCGCCGACAACGCAGCCCTGCGCTGCGCACCGACGATGCCCGCGATCGATCGCTACACGGGCGTCCTCTTCGATGCGTTGGATGCCGGCAGCCTCGACGCCGCCGCACGTTCATGGCTGGGGGAGCACGTCGTCATCCACTCGGCGCCGTTCGGACCGATCGGTGCGCTCGACGGCATTCCCGCGTATCGCCTGGCGGCGGGCACGTCGATTCCCGGCCTGCCCGCACTGCGGCGCGTGTGGGCGGATGCCGTGACGGCTGCGTTCGTCGAGCTGGCGCCCGCCTTCGTGCTCGACCTCCGTTCCGAGGCCTACGCGGCGCTGGGCCCCGTGCCCGCGTCGGTGGACGCCGCCTACGTGCGGGTGGTGACCGAGGGTGAGGGGGGAGTGGTACGCGCGCTCAATCACTTCAACAAGCACGCCAAGGGAGACCTCGTGCGCGCCCTCGCCACATCGGGGCGCCGTGTCGCGACACGGCGAGACTTCGAGGAGTGGGCGGCGACGACCGGGTGGGTGCTTCGTCCGGGCGTGCGGGAAGAGCTCCACCTCGTCGTCTGA
- a CDS encoding F0F1 ATP synthase subunit delta codes for MGSATTQARAAVASALGAATGVDLDVTRELFAAARTVDSSSHLSGALADSSAPASARADVVTAVFGPSFAPTTVALLRTVVEQRWSSVSELIDGLEELAIRAAAVADTHSDIEGELFQFSRTVAANGDLELALGSRVGEPAAKGALVTSLLQGRVSEATVLVASSLVQQPRERRVRSLLRWAEKLVAEQRGRVVATVHAVAPLSEVQATRLQNALGARYGATVTLNTVIDPTVVGGLRVQIADDVIDASVSARLADLRQRIAG; via the coding sequence ATGGGCAGCGCGACCACTCAGGCACGGGCCGCCGTCGCGAGCGCCCTCGGCGCCGCGACCGGTGTCGACCTCGACGTCACCCGCGAGCTGTTCGCCGCGGCGCGCACCGTCGACTCGTCGTCGCACCTGAGCGGCGCGCTGGCCGATTCGTCGGCGCCTGCTTCGGCGCGCGCCGACGTGGTCACGGCCGTCTTCGGCCCGTCGTTCGCTCCGACGACGGTCGCGCTGCTGCGCACCGTCGTCGAGCAGCGCTGGTCGAGCGTGAGCGAGCTGATCGACGGGCTCGAAGAGCTGGCGATCCGTGCAGCGGCCGTGGCCGACACGCACAGCGACATCGAAGGAGAGCTGTTCCAGTTCTCGCGCACCGTCGCCGCCAACGGAGATCTCGAGCTCGCTCTCGGCAGCCGCGTGGGCGAGCCGGCGGCCAAGGGGGCCCTCGTCACCTCGCTGCTCCAGGGGCGCGTGAGCGAGGCCACCGTGCTCGTCGCGTCGTCGCTGGTCCAGCAGCCGCGCGAACGTCGTGTGCGCTCGCTCCTGCGCTGGGCCGAGAAGCTCGTCGCCGAGCAGCGCGGACGCGTCGTGGCGACGGTGCACGCCGTCGCCCCGCTCAGCGAGGTGCAGGCCACGCGCCTGCAGAACGCCCTCGGCGCGCGTTATGGCGCAACGGTGACCTTGAACACGGTCATCGACCCGACGGTGGTGGGCGGGCTGCGCGTGCAGATCGCCGACGACGTCATCGACGCGAGCGTCTCGGCGCGTCTCGCCGACCTGCGGCAGCGGATCGCAGGCTAA
- a CDS encoding F0F1 ATP synthase subunit B codes for MLQALVTVAAEEGHDSAGNPLLPAVYDITWSLVCFVIIAFVVWRVALPRIGAVLDQRSAAIEGNIAKADEAQRKAEAALEEYTAQLSAARKEAGEIREAAREDGRKIVAEAKETASSEAARLTAAAHTQIEAERQTALVSLRAEVGTLAVDLAGNVIGESLSDDAKAQAVVDRFLADLEASEKAAK; via the coding sequence ATGCTTCAGGCTCTTGTCACGGTCGCAGCCGAGGAAGGGCACGACAGCGCGGGCAACCCGCTGCTGCCGGCCGTCTACGACATCACGTGGTCGCTCGTCTGCTTCGTCATCATCGCCTTCGTCGTGTGGCGCGTCGCGCTGCCGCGCATCGGCGCGGTCCTCGACCAGCGCAGCGCTGCGATCGAGGGCAACATCGCCAAGGCCGACGAGGCCCAGCGCAAGGCCGAGGCCGCGCTCGAGGAGTACACCGCGCAGCTCTCCGCCGCCCGCAAGGAGGCCGGTGAGATCCGCGAGGCCGCTCGTGAAGACGGTCGCAAGATCGTCGCCGAGGCCAAAGAGACCGCCTCGTCGGAGGCCGCACGTCTGACGGCGGCCGCGCACACGCAGATCGAGGCCGAGCGCCAGACCGCTCTCGTCTCGCTCCGCGCCGAGGTGGGCACGCTCGCCGTCGACCTGGCCGGCAACGTCATCGGTGAGAGCCTCTCCGACGACGCCAAGGCGCAGGCCGTGGTCGACCGCTTCCTCGCCGACCTCGAGGCATCCGAGAAGGCGGCCAAGTAA
- a CDS encoding F0F1 ATP synthase subunit gamma yields the protein MGAQLRVYKQKISSAQTTKKITKAMELIAASRIQKAMARVRAASPFARAVTNAVSAVATHSSVDHPLTTERENIRRSAVVIFTSDRGLAGAFNSQILREGLELAALLRSQGKEVEFYLVGRKAVGYFQFRRMASKAQWTGDTDTPQFSTAEEISAAVLEAYHRSGENDGVDEIHLVYNRFVSMMTQSPETVRLLPLEVVEADTDASATVYPLYEFEPDAETVLDALLPVYVQSRIFNALLQSSAAKHAATQKAMKSASDNADKLITDYTRLRNNARQAEITQQIAEIVGGADALASGK from the coding sequence ATGGGCGCACAACTACGGGTCTACAAGCAGAAGATCAGTTCTGCTCAGACGACCAAGAAGATCACGAAGGCGATGGAGCTCATCGCTGCGTCGCGCATCCAGAAGGCGATGGCGCGTGTGCGCGCGGCGTCGCCCTTCGCGCGCGCCGTGACCAACGCGGTGTCGGCGGTGGCGACGCACTCGAGCGTCGACCACCCGCTGACCACCGAGCGCGAGAACATCCGCCGCTCGGCCGTGGTGATCTTCACCTCCGACCGCGGGCTCGCCGGCGCGTTCAACTCGCAGATCCTCCGTGAGGGTCTCGAGCTGGCTGCGCTGCTGCGCTCGCAGGGCAAAGAGGTGGAGTTCTACCTCGTGGGGCGCAAGGCGGTCGGGTACTTCCAGTTCCGTCGCATGGCCAGCAAGGCCCAGTGGACCGGCGACACCGACACGCCGCAGTTCTCGACCGCCGAAGAGATCTCGGCGGCTGTGCTGGAGGCGTACCACCGCTCCGGCGAGAACGACGGCGTCGACGAGATCCACCTGGTCTACAACCGCTTCGTCAGCATGATGACGCAGTCGCCCGAGACCGTGCGCCTGCTCCCGCTCGAAGTGGTCGAGGCCGACACCGACGCCTCCGCGACGGTGTACCCGCTCTACGAGTTCGAGCCGGACGCCGAGACCGTTCTCGACGCCCTCCTGCCGGTCTACGTCCAGAGCCGCATCTTCAACGCCCTCCTGCAGTCGTCGGCCGCCAAGCACGCCGCCACGCAGAAGGCCATGAAGTCGGCCAGCGACAACGCCGACAAGCTCATCACCGACTACACCCGCCTGCGCAACAACGCGCGACAGGCGGAGATCACGCAGCAGATCGCCGAGATCGTCGGCGGCGCCGATGCTCTGGCATCCGGCAAGTAA